TGAACTTGTAGGCAAGATTAATTTGGACAATTACTTTTTGTGCCGTTTTAGAGATATTCACGTTGGTGACAGACCCGATTTTCATTCCACGAAAAGTGACCGGGTCGTCTACTGAAATGGAAGATACAAACGGTGTTTCTAAGTAATAAGTGGCCGTATCTTCGGTGGGATCTTTTGAGGAAGATCCTTCACGACCTTTAAAGTCCAACTCTTCGGGCGCATCATCTTTACCAGGTTGCACAGAAATATAAGTACCGCCAATAATAGTTTCTAAACCGGAAATTCCTTGAAGGGTGACTTGCGGACGAACAATCCAGAACTTCGATCCTTTAACTGCTATTCCTTTAATATCGCGAATCAGAGTCGCGTGGACTTTGACAGATTTATTATCATCAGCAAGCTCGACTTTTTTCACAGATCCGATTTCAATTCCACGATAACGAATCTCTGTCTTTTCCGGTTCGATCCCAGATCCATCATCGAAAGTTATTTTAATCTCAGTTCCAGATTCTTGCACCCAACCATAGAACAGATAAGCTGAAATCAGCAGGGCAAATATTGGAAAAAGCCAAAGATACCATCCGGTTTTAAGAGATTCTAACTTCTTACCCACCTTCTTGCTCCTTATGATTTTCCCAAAGGATTTCTGGTTTAAAATAAGCGGAGGCCATCATTGTGAAGATCACAACTAAAGCAAACATCAATGCACCAGGTTCGGGTTCCACATTTGTCCAAGAACCCAATTTCACAACAGCGACAAGCACCGCCAGTAAAAAGATATCCAACATCGACCAGCGCCCGATGACCTCAACGATTAGATATAATTGAGTTTTCAGTTTTGTGTGTTTGCCGTTCTTAGCCGTGAGTGAAAGATAAAAAAGGATCGCAAGCTTGATCAGAGGAATAACTATACTCGCCAAAAAAACGACAAGTCCGATGGGCCAATGCCCCTTATCCATCAGCTGCACAACACCACCCCACACCGTCGCTGACTGGCGGTTGCCGTAAAGTTCTAAAGTCATAAAGGGAAACATGTTCGCGGGGAAATAAAAGATCAGAGCGGTTAATGAGAAAGCAAAGGTAAGTCGCTCTGACATGGGCGAGTAAACTTTGTTCTTACTGCCACAGCGTTCACAAATAAAACTTCGTTCATTCCTGTTTGGGTTTTGAGGAAATCCACAGATGCGACAAATATGACGGGGCTTTT
This is a stretch of genomic DNA from Bdellovibrio reynosensis. It encodes these proteins:
- a CDS encoding MlaD family protein, which gives rise to MGKKLESLKTGWYLWLFPIFALLISAYLFYGWVQESGTEIKITFDDGSGIEPEKTEIRYRGIEIGSVKKVELADDNKSVKVHATLIRDIKGIAVKGSKFWIVRPQVTLQGISGLETIIGGTYISVQPGKDDAPEELDFKGREGSSSKDPTEDTATYYLETPFVSSISVDDPVTFRGMKIGSVTNVNISKTAQKVIVQINLAYKFMRLIRTNTLFWEKMAVQAKLGLLKSEIKISSFETALRGGIELSTPDNPGPMAKSHTHFPLHGKPPKDFEKWNPVLESK
- a CDS encoding paraquat-inducible protein A → MSERLTFAFSLTALIFYFPANMFPFMTLELYGNRQSATVWGGVVQLMDKGHWPIGLVVFLASIVIPLIKLAILFYLSLTAKNGKHTKLKTQLYLIVEVIGRWSMLDIFLLAVLVAVVKLGSWTNVEPEPGALMFALVVIFTMMASAYFKPEILWENHKEQEGG